Proteins from one Carcharodon carcharias isolate sCarCar2 chromosome 19, sCarCar2.pri, whole genome shotgun sequence genomic window:
- the LOC121291169 gene encoding claudin-3-like has protein sequence MASTALEFIGFLIGLVGWMCVCAVTGMPQWKITPFIGSTILNTEITWEGIWMTCVYQQTLGRLVCDSYDSTLDLSGDMQMARALMCLAISLGLLAIMVSTVGMKCTYCAGDDRRVKGYASTVAGSFFIMAGVCVLVPVSWVAHIIITDFYNPLVPESLKRELGEALYVGWSATCFLGIGGAFLCCSYPTVGEYRQGYRKSCTTNQSSVPDQNPATGYSLNEYV, from the coding sequence ATGGCCAGCACTGCCCTGGAGTTTATTGGGTTCCTAATCGGCTTAGTAGGATGGATGTGTGTCTGCGCAGTTACAGGAATGCCACAATGGAAGATTACGCCATTTATTGGAAGCACCATTCTGAATACAGAGATCacatgggaagggatttggatgACCTGTGTCTACCAACAGACATTGGGCAGGTTGGTGTGTGATAGTTACGACTCCACGCTTGACCTCTCTGGGGACATGCAGATGGCAAGGGCTCTCATGTGTCTGGCCATTTCCTTGGGGCTTCTAGCCATCATGGTATCGACAGTGGGAATGAAGTGTACATACTGTGCTGGTGATGACCGCAGGGTGAAGGGTTATGCATCTACTGTTGCTGGCTCCTTTTTCATCATGGCTGGGGTGTGTGTTTTGGTTCCTGTGTCATGGGTTGCACACATCATTATCACAGATTTTTACAATCCGCTAGTACCAGAGAGTCTGaagcgggagctgggagaggcCCTTTACGTGGGCTGGTCTGCCACCTGTTTCCTTGGCATCGGAGGAGCCTTCCTCTGTTGCTCTTACCCCACAGTCGGTGAGTACAGACAAGGCTATCGGAAGAGCTGCACAACAAATCAGTCTTCAGTGCCAGATCAGAACCCTGCAACTGGTTACTCATTGAATGAATACGTCTGA